The following proteins come from a genomic window of Gloeomargarita sp. SRBZ-1_bins_9:
- the mnmE gene encoding tRNA uridine-5-carboxymethylaminomethyl(34) synthesis GTPase MnmE produces the protein MLGLGDTIAAIATAVTPEQGSIAIVRLSGQASVPIARRLFQVPGKQVWESHRILYGYVRTPEGQVVDEALLLLMLAPRSYTREDVVEFHCHGGIVTVQRVLQLCLQQGARLARPGEFTLRAVLNGRIDLTQAEAIADLVGAKSSLAAEMALGSLQGKLGQDIRRLRQECIDILAELEARLDFDEDLPPLDVPALQARVAAVLQDIERLLATAEAGQWLRRGIKVAIVGRPNVGKSSLLNAWSQTDRAIVTDLPGTTRDVVDAYLVVQGIPVEILDTAGIRHTQDPVEQIGIHRSRQAMHQADVVLLVISAVEGWTEADQALYKEVQGRRVIVVVNKMDVVSTPPPLPADAQPVVYLSALQRQGLEQLETVLLEYVFQGKVQQTNLTYTINQRQQAALIQAQQALQQMQATMAQSLPLDFWTIDLRSAIQALGSITGEELTESMLDQIFSKFCIGK, from the coding sequence ATGCTGGGGTTGGGGGATACGATTGCGGCGATTGCCACGGCTGTAACGCCGGAGCAGGGGAGTATTGCCATTGTGCGTCTGTCGGGGCAAGCGAGCGTCCCCATTGCCCGCCGACTGTTCCAGGTGCCGGGGAAGCAGGTCTGGGAGAGTCACCGGATTCTTTACGGCTATGTGCGCACGCCAGAGGGACAGGTAGTGGACGAGGCCCTGCTGTTGCTTATGCTGGCCCCCCGTTCCTACACCCGCGAGGATGTGGTGGAGTTTCACTGCCACGGGGGCATCGTGACGGTGCAGCGGGTGTTGCAGTTGTGTTTGCAGCAGGGGGCGCGCTTGGCCCGACCCGGGGAATTTACGCTGCGGGCGGTGCTCAACGGTCGGATTGACCTGACCCAGGCGGAGGCCATCGCTGATTTGGTTGGGGCTAAGTCGTCCCTGGCGGCGGAAATGGCCCTGGGGAGTTTGCAGGGGAAATTAGGGCAAGACATTCGCCGCCTGCGCCAAGAATGCATAGACATCCTGGCGGAACTGGAGGCCCGCCTAGATTTCGATGAGGATTTGCCGCCGTTGGATGTGCCGGCCCTGCAAGCGCGAGTGGCGGCGGTGTTGCAGGACATCGAACGGCTGTTGGCGACGGCGGAAGCGGGGCAGTGGTTGCGCCGGGGGATCAAGGTGGCGATTGTGGGGCGGCCCAACGTGGGTAAATCCAGCCTGCTGAATGCCTGGAGCCAGACCGACCGGGCCATTGTCACGGATTTGCCGGGGACGACGCGGGATGTGGTGGACGCCTACCTGGTGGTGCAGGGGATACCCGTGGAAATCCTGGACACGGCGGGGATTCGCCACACCCAGGACCCGGTGGAACAAATCGGCATTCACCGCTCCCGCCAGGCGATGCACCAGGCGGATGTCGTTTTATTGGTGATCAGCGCCGTCGAGGGCTGGACTGAGGCAGACCAGGCGCTTTATAAAGAGGTGCAGGGTCGGCGGGTGATCGTGGTGGTGAACAAGATGGATGTGGTTTCGACGCCGCCCCCCCTGCCGGCCGATGCCCAACCGGTGGTGTATCTTTCGGCCCTGCAGCGCCAGGGATTGGAGCAATTGGAAACGGTTTTGCTGGAGTACGTTTTCCAGGGCAAGGTACAGCAGACCAATCTCACCTACACCATTAACCAGCGCCAGCAGGCAGCCCTGATCCAGGCCCAACAGGCGCTGCAACAGATGCAGGCTACCATGGCCCAGTCCCTACCACTGGATTTTTGGACGATTGATTTGCGCTCGGCCATCCAGGCCCTGGGGAGCATCACGGGGGAAGAACTCACCGAAAGCATGCTGGACCAAATCTTTAGTAAGTTTTGTATTGGCAAGTAG
- the coaD gene encoding pantetheine-phosphate adenylyltransferase: protein MDEKGLPIAVYPGSFDPITLGHLDIIERGSQLFGRVIVAVLANPSKKPLFSVAQRVRQIRQATAHLPNVEVDSFDGLTVTYARQRQARVILRGLRVLSDFEYELQMAHTNRSLAPEIETVFLTTTTEYSFLSSSVVKEIARFGGSIDHLVPPSLVAEIEQCFRPHLSTT, encoded by the coding sequence ATGGATGAAAAAGGCTTGCCGATTGCGGTTTATCCTGGTAGTTTTGACCCTATTACCCTCGGCCACTTGGACATTATCGAGCGGGGGAGTCAGTTGTTTGGCCGGGTGATTGTGGCGGTCCTGGCCAACCCCAGTAAAAAGCCCCTGTTTTCGGTGGCCCAGCGGGTGCGGCAGATTCGACAGGCGACGGCCCACTTGCCCAATGTGGAGGTGGATAGTTTTGATGGGTTGACGGTGACCTATGCGCGGCAGCGCCAGGCGCGGGTGATCCTGCGGGGGCTGCGGGTGCTGTCGGATTTTGAGTACGAGTTGCAGATGGCCCACACCAATCGCTCCCTGGCGCCGGAGATCGAAACGGTTTTTCTGACCACCACCACCGAGTACAGTTTTTTAAGTAGTAGCGTGGTCAAGGAGATTGCCCGCTTTGGCGGCAGTATTGACCATCTGGTTCCCCCATCCCTGGTTGCGGAGATTGAACAATGCTTCCGACCTCACCTGTCAACGACGTAA
- the purN gene encoding phosphoribosylglycinamide formyltransferase, with product MLCVPPDWPDYRGEPLRLGVLASGKGSNFTAIIQAIAAGKLPALVTGVVYNNPDAPVRERAKAAGVPCQLINHRDYPDRESFDAAVVRTLQTWGSEWVIMAGWLRRATQVLLEPFGSRILNIHPSLLPAFPGLNAVEQALQAGVKITGCTVHRVILEVDQGPIIAQAAVPVLPGDTVTTLHARIQEQEHRLYPPAILWAAVQE from the coding sequence ATGCTGTGCGTTCCCCCTGACTGGCCCGACTATCGGGGCGAACCCCTGCGGCTAGGGGTCTTGGCTTCGGGTAAAGGCAGCAACTTCACCGCCATTATCCAGGCGATTGCGGCCGGAAAACTGCCAGCTCTCGTTACCGGTGTGGTGTACAACAATCCCGATGCCCCGGTGCGGGAGCGGGCCAAAGCCGCCGGCGTCCCCTGTCAGCTCATCAACCATCGAGACTACCCCGACCGGGAGAGTTTTGATGCCGCCGTGGTCCGCACCTTACAAACCTGGGGCAGCGAGTGGGTGATCATGGCCGGTTGGCTGCGCCGGGCCACCCAGGTCCTGCTGGAACCCTTTGGGTCACGGATTCTGAATATCCACCCCAGTTTGTTACCGGCCTTTCCGGGTCTCAATGCGGTGGAGCAGGCCCTACAGGCGGGGGTCAAAATTACTGGCTGCACCGTCCACCGGGTGATTTTGGAGGTTGACCAGGGGCCGATTATTGCCCAGGCCGCCGTGCCCGTCTTGCCAGGGGATACCGTAACCACCCTGCATGCCCGCATCCAGGAGCAGGAACACCGTCTGTATCCCCCGGCCATTTTGTGGGCCGCCGTCCAGGAATAA
- a CDS encoding SpoIID/LytB domain-containing protein — MGWHWWRATVIAGVITLGTVTVAWATEVRVAIQQNARAIRVGVSGAAVVTDGAGRPLGPLPPMLGFSAQLQGGQVRLHTYQGRVLWVRPTDGGFVYISDDWYRGRLRLVARADGLLAVNHVPLEEYLYSVVGSEMYPDWPLEALKAQAVAARSFVLYRMRRPADPDFDVGRTVTWQAYKGYSRESDRTREAVLATAGQVLTYRGQIIEAVYHAASGGHTENVEDIWSSPRPYLRGVPDFDQESPVYSWQKTFTPAELSRLIPGVGQVTGFTTERTTPRGRVLQVRVTGTQGSRVFTGAELRQLLDLRSTLFTVTPTPSDLASADLLNSTPGGFTFQGRGFGHGLGMSQWGAYSLAQRGYTYQQILQYYYQGTEISRRR; from the coding sequence ATGGGCTGGCACTGGTGGCGGGCAACGGTCATCGCCGGTGTGATTACCCTGGGCACGGTGACGGTCGCCTGGGCTACCGAGGTCCGGGTGGCCATCCAGCAAAATGCTCGGGCCATCCGGGTGGGGGTTTCCGGTGCGGCGGTGGTCACGGATGGGGCAGGACGGCCGCTGGGACCTTTGCCACCCATGCTGGGTTTCAGTGCCCAACTCCAGGGGGGACAGGTCCGGCTGCATACCTACCAGGGACGGGTGTTGTGGGTGCGCCCTACTGATGGTGGTTTTGTCTATATCAGCGATGACTGGTATCGGGGTCGCCTGCGCTTGGTGGCCCGCGCCGATGGTCTGCTGGCGGTTAACCACGTGCCCCTAGAGGAGTACCTCTACAGCGTGGTGGGGTCGGAAATGTACCCTGACTGGCCCCTGGAAGCCCTCAAGGCCCAGGCAGTAGCTGCGCGCAGTTTTGTCCTGTACCGCATGCGCCGTCCCGCTGACCCGGATTTTGACGTGGGCCGCACGGTCACCTGGCAAGCCTACAAGGGCTACAGCCGCGAATCCGACCGCACCCGGGAAGCGGTGTTGGCAACGGCCGGTCAAGTGCTTACTTATCGGGGGCAAATCATTGAAGCGGTCTATCACGCAGCGTCGGGGGGTCACACGGAAAACGTAGAAGACATCTGGTCGTCGCCCCGGCCTTACCTGCGGGGGGTGCCTGACTTTGACCAGGAATCCCCTGTATACAGCTGGCAGAAGACCTTTACCCCGGCAGAGCTGAGCCGGTTGATTCCCGGCGTTGGCCAGGTGACGGGTTTCACCACCGAGCGCACCACGCCGCGCGGTCGCGTACTCCAGGTGCGGGTGACGGGTACCCAAGGCAGTCGCGTTTTCACAGGTGCAGAACTCCGCCAGTTACTGGACCTGCGCAGCACCTTGTTTACGGTGACACCCACCCCCAGCGATCTTGCCAGCGCTGATTTACTCAACTCTACACCGGGCGGTTTTACGTTTCAGGGGCGGGGCTTTGGACATGGTCTGGGCATGAGCCAGTGGGGCGCCTACAGCCTGGCCCAGCGGGGCTACACCTACCAGCAAATCCTCCAGTACTACTACCAGGGCACAGAAATCAGTCGGCGACGTTAG
- a CDS encoding TIGR03960 family B12-binding radical SAM protein: MAVAVEALLNSGISKPARYLGREFGAVHKPWDQAQVRWVLSYPELYEVGASNLGHIILYNIINAQPGHLCDRAYLPAPDLAAKLRSTQTPLFAVESRRPLGDFDIIGFSLSYELGATNILEMLDLAGIPLTAAERREGRYPLIFAGGPTATGNPEPYADFFDFFAIGDGEELLPEIGLVLQEGKAAGLSREALLLDLAQIPGVYVPEFYAPQPDGAVVPRRDDVPARILRRVATPMPAYGIGLVPYVETVHDRLTVEIRRGCTRGCRFCQPGMLTRPARDVDPETVVRTIEQGMRATGFNEFSLLSLSCSDYLSLPAVGLEIKRRLADQPVSLSLPSQRVDRFDEHIAEIVGGTRKSGLTFAPEAGTQRLRDVINKGLTNEELLRGVKTAWELGWDRVKLYFMIGLPGETDGDVLGIAETLKWLQRECRGLGRRPIGFNVTISNFTPKPHTPFQWHSVATAEFIRKQELLREAFKGVRALKANFTDVRISAMEDFLGRGDRSLGKVIRRAWELGAGMDAWWESLDRAYGAWERAIHEAGLSWKYRTIEQGQWFAKVDKDYLLKQPLPWDHIDTGIDKKWLVEDLERALAAATVPDCSFDGCSHCGVCGVDMGHNVVVPPPPVPTEKIALQIPTKRVQRLRVRFGKLGEMALLGHLDVLRLFDRAVRRAHLPIAFTEGFHPSPRIVPATALALGVTSTGEIMDFELHQVCDPQVFVQALRAQLPPEIPLYEVAEVPVHAPAATQLLAAAEYRLTLALDDPEAEADWQGWVQAILDAEAMWWEGQRKNGQPKRLNLRAMLNRLEVLTASAQQAEVFYRGALSPDGQSLQPEQVLFMFQKVGSSAMTLARVHRERVILRSG, translated from the coding sequence ATGGCTGTTGCAGTGGAAGCCCTGCTGAATTCTGGCATTAGTAAACCGGCGCGCTATCTGGGGCGGGAGTTTGGGGCGGTGCACAAGCCCTGGGACCAGGCGCAGGTGCGTTGGGTGCTGAGCTATCCCGAACTCTACGAGGTAGGGGCGTCCAATCTCGGCCATATCATTCTCTACAACATCATCAATGCCCAGCCGGGACACCTGTGTGACCGGGCCTATTTACCGGCACCAGACCTGGCGGCCAAGCTGCGATCCACCCAAACGCCCCTGTTTGCCGTAGAATCCCGTCGCCCCCTGGGGGATTTCGACATCATCGGCTTTAGTTTGAGCTATGAACTGGGGGCCACCAATATCTTGGAGATGTTGGATTTGGCGGGGATTCCCCTGACGGCGGCTGAGCGCCGGGAAGGACGTTACCCCTTAATTTTTGCAGGGGGACCGACAGCCACCGGTAACCCGGAACCCTACGCTGATTTCTTTGACTTTTTTGCCATCGGGGACGGGGAGGAACTGTTGCCGGAAATCGGGCTGGTGCTCCAGGAGGGGAAGGCGGCGGGCCTGTCGCGGGAGGCGCTACTGCTGGATTTGGCCCAGATTCCGGGGGTGTATGTGCCGGAGTTTTATGCGCCCCAGCCGGATGGAGCGGTGGTGCCCCGGCGCGATGATGTACCGGCCCGGATTCTACGGCGGGTGGCGACTCCGATGCCGGCCTATGGGATTGGCCTGGTACCCTACGTGGAAACGGTCCACGACCGACTGACGGTGGAGATTCGTCGGGGTTGTACGCGGGGATGCCGGTTCTGCCAGCCGGGGATGTTGACGCGCCCGGCCCGGGATGTGGACCCGGAAACGGTGGTGCGCACGATTGAGCAGGGGATGCGGGCGACGGGGTTTAATGAGTTTTCCCTGTTGTCGCTGAGCTGCTCGGATTATCTGTCGCTGCCGGCGGTGGGGTTGGAGATTAAACGGCGTTTGGCGGACCAGCCGGTGAGTTTGTCCCTGCCTAGCCAGCGGGTGGACCGGTTTGATGAACATATTGCGGAGATTGTGGGGGGAACGCGCAAAAGTGGCTTGACCTTTGCCCCGGAGGCGGGCACCCAGCGGCTGCGGGATGTGATTAACAAGGGGCTGACGAACGAGGAGCTGCTGCGGGGGGTGAAAACGGCCTGGGAGCTGGGCTGGGACCGGGTCAAGTTGTATTTCATGATTGGGCTGCCGGGGGAAACGGATGGGGATGTTCTGGGCATCGCCGAGACCCTAAAGTGGTTGCAGCGGGAATGCCGAGGCCTAGGTCGCAGGCCGATTGGGTTTAATGTCACGATTTCTAATTTCACGCCCAAGCCCCACACGCCGTTTCAGTGGCATTCGGTGGCGACGGCGGAGTTTATCCGCAAGCAGGAGCTGCTCCGGGAGGCGTTTAAGGGGGTGCGGGCGCTCAAGGCGAACTTCACGGATGTGCGCATCTCGGCGATGGAGGATTTTCTGGGGCGGGGAGACCGCTCGTTGGGGAAGGTGATCCGCCGGGCTTGGGAACTGGGGGCGGGGATGGATGCCTGGTGGGAATCCCTGGACCGGGCCTATGGGGCTTGGGAACGGGCTATTCACGAGGCGGGCCTGAGCTGGAAGTACCGCACCATTGAGCAGGGGCAGTGGTTTGCCAAGGTGGATAAGGACTATTTGCTGAAGCAGCCCCTGCCCTGGGACCACATTGATACGGGGATTGATAAGAAGTGGCTGGTGGAGGATTTGGAACGGGCGCTGGCGGCGGCAACGGTGCCGGATTGCTCCTTTGATGGCTGTTCCCACTGCGGGGTGTGTGGGGTGGACATGGGCCATAACGTCGTGGTGCCCCCGCCCCCTGTGCCGACGGAGAAAATCGCCCTGCAGATTCCCACCAAGCGGGTGCAGCGCCTGCGGGTGCGTTTTGGCAAGTTGGGGGAAATGGCCCTGCTGGGTCACCTGGATGTGCTGCGCCTGTTTGACCGGGCGGTCCGGCGGGCGCATCTACCCATTGCCTTTACGGAGGGGTTCCATCCCAGCCCCCGCATTGTGCCGGCGACGGCCTTGGCGTTGGGGGTGACCAGCACGGGGGAAATCATGGATTTTGAGCTGCACCAGGTGTGCGACCCCCAGGTGTTTGTACAGGCGTTGCGGGCCCAGTTGCCCCCGGAAATTCCCCTGTACGAGGTGGCGGAGGTGCCAGTCCATGCCCCGGCGGCGACCCAATTGCTGGCGGCGGCGGAGTACCGGTTGACTTTGGCGCTGGATGACCCGGAGGCCGAGGCGGATTGGCAGGGGTGGGTACAGGCCATCCTGGATGCCGAGGCGATGTGGTGGGAGGGGCAGCGGAAAAACGGTCAGCCCAAGCGGTTGAATCTGCGGGCGATGCTTAACCGGCTGGAGGTGTTGACAGCCAGCGCCCAGCAGGCGGAGGTGTTCTATCGGGGGGCTTTGTCCCCGGATGGTCAATCCCTGCAACCGGAGCAGGTGCTGTTTATGTTCCAGAAGGTGGGGTCGTCGGCGATGACCTTGGCCCGCGTTCACCGGGAGCGGGTGATTTTGCGTAGCGGTTAA
- the mutS gene encoding DNA mismatch repair protein MutS, whose protein sequence is MLANSDYRQIDREQLVDMLRHYCQVKDQYQHALLLYRVGDFYESFFQDAITVARELELYLTSKYGGKEIGKVPMAGIPHHALERYASQLLKKGYAVAICDQTEDAAIAERERRMVRREVTRVFTPGTLLEEALLPARENNFLAALVLQGDQWGLAHGDVSTGEFRVTQGQGLETLTQELLRLQPAEVVMPTEVPEAVGLWRPGESEGKIPAGLPTHLTYTLQPARYFHLAQARQQVLDTYGLKSLEGLGCEHWPLAVRATGGLLAYLAQHQGHYHTGLQLPTTYSLSEFMQLDQQTRRNLELTQTVREGSFPGSLLWAIDRTVTGMGARLLRRWLLQPLLEVSAINARLDAVEELVHKGLLRQQVREHLKQVYDLERLLGRVQAGTANARDLLALADSLLAAGRLAQVLADGQSQYLRELQVVPPELEALGERIRTALVDSPPVTLTEGGLIREGVDPELDQLRQTLADDQNWIAQLEVTEKQRTGIPTLKVGYSKTFGYYISITRAKSEQAPPDYIRKQTLTNEERYITPELKEREIRILNLQGEIQQREYELFVQLRQAASLHQHLIRPLAQKMAQLDVLAGLAEVAVMHNYQRPVVVTGRELVIRQGRHPVVEQLLPAGCFVPNDTELGTGTDLMILTGPNASGKSCYLRQVGLIQLLAQIGSFVPAAAAKVSICDRIFTRVGAVDDLATGQSTFMVEMCETANILHHATDRSLVLLDEIGRGTATFDGLAIAWSVAEYLAAYVRCRAIFATHYHELNQLANTLKNVANYQVVVQELADQIVFLHQVRPGGADRSYGIEAARLAGLPPLVINRAREIMHRLEKHSQITLGDEPVQGELPLFAPNVAD, encoded by the coding sequence ATGCTGGCCAACAGCGACTATCGCCAAATTGACCGGGAGCAGTTGGTGGATATGCTGCGCCACTACTGCCAGGTGAAGGACCAATACCAGCACGCACTCCTGCTGTATCGGGTGGGGGATTTTTACGAGTCGTTTTTCCAGGACGCCATTACGGTAGCCCGGGAGTTGGAACTGTATCTGACCAGCAAGTACGGGGGCAAGGAAATCGGCAAGGTGCCTATGGCCGGTATCCCCCACCACGCCCTGGAGCGCTATGCCAGCCAGTTGCTCAAAAAGGGGTACGCGGTGGCCATTTGCGACCAGACGGAGGATGCGGCCATTGCCGAGCGGGAGCGTCGCATGGTGCGCCGGGAGGTGACGCGGGTCTTTACGCCGGGAACGCTGCTGGAGGAGGCGCTCCTGCCGGCCAGGGAAAACAATTTTTTGGCGGCCCTGGTGTTGCAAGGGGACCAGTGGGGGCTGGCCCATGGGGATGTGTCCACTGGGGAGTTTCGGGTCACCCAAGGCCAGGGGCTGGAGACGCTCACCCAGGAGTTGCTGCGCCTGCAACCGGCAGAAGTTGTGATGCCCACGGAAGTCCCGGAGGCGGTCGGCCTGTGGCGCCCCGGAGAATCAGAGGGCAAAATTCCGGCGGGACTGCCCACCCACTTGACCTACACCCTGCAACCGGCCCGCTATTTTCACCTGGCCCAGGCGCGGCAACAGGTCCTGGATACCTACGGGCTAAAATCCCTGGAGGGGCTAGGGTGCGAGCATTGGCCCTTGGCAGTGCGGGCGACAGGGGGGTTGCTGGCCTATTTGGCGCAACACCAGGGCCATTACCACACGGGGCTGCAGTTGCCTACCACCTATTCCCTGAGCGAGTTCATGCAATTGGACCAACAAACCCGCCGGAATTTGGAATTAACCCAGACGGTGCGGGAAGGGTCGTTTCCGGGGTCCCTGCTATGGGCCATTGACCGCACGGTGACGGGGATGGGGGCGCGTCTGCTGCGGCGCTGGCTGCTGCAACCCCTGCTAGAGGTCTCGGCCATCAACGCGCGTCTGGATGCGGTGGAGGAGCTGGTCCACAAGGGGTTGTTGCGCCAACAGGTGCGGGAGCATCTTAAACAGGTGTATGACTTGGAGCGGTTGCTGGGGCGGGTGCAGGCGGGAACGGCCAACGCCCGGGATTTGCTGGCCCTGGCGGATTCCCTGTTGGCGGCCGGTCGCCTGGCCCAGGTGCTCGCCGACGGTCAGTCCCAGTATCTGCGGGAGTTGCAGGTGGTGCCGCCGGAGTTGGAGGCCCTGGGAGAGCGCATCCGCACCGCCCTGGTGGACTCGCCCCCGGTGACCCTGACGGAAGGGGGCCTGATCCGCGAAGGGGTGGACCCGGAACTGGACCAACTGCGGCAAACTCTGGCGGATGACCAAAACTGGATCGCCCAACTGGAGGTGACGGAAAAACAACGCACCGGCATCCCGACCCTGAAAGTGGGCTACAGTAAAACCTTTGGTTATTACATCAGCATCACGCGGGCCAAAAGTGAACAGGCACCCCCGGACTACATCCGCAAGCAAACGCTCACCAACGAGGAGCGCTACATCACCCCGGAACTCAAGGAACGAGAGATTCGCATTCTCAACCTGCAAGGAGAAATCCAGCAGCGGGAGTACGAGTTGTTTGTGCAATTGCGGCAGGCGGCGTCCCTCCATCAGCATCTGATTCGTCCCCTGGCCCAAAAAATGGCCCAACTGGATGTGCTGGCGGGGCTGGCGGAGGTGGCGGTGATGCACAACTACCAGCGACCGGTGGTGGTCACGGGTCGGGAGTTGGTCATTCGGCAGGGACGCCATCCGGTCGTCGAGCAGTTGTTGCCCGCCGGTTGTTTTGTCCCCAACGACACGGAACTGGGCACCGGCACGGATTTGATGATTCTCACGGGTCCCAACGCCAGCGGCAAAAGTTGTTATCTGCGGCAGGTGGGCCTGATTCAGCTCCTGGCGCAAATCGGCAGTTTTGTCCCGGCAGCGGCAGCGAAAGTCAGCATCTGCGACCGGATTTTTACCCGGGTGGGGGCGGTGGATGACCTGGCCACCGGACAGTCCACCTTTATGGTGGAGATGTGCGAAACGGCCAACATCTTGCACCACGCCACGGACCGCTCCCTGGTGTTATTGGACGAAATCGGGCGGGGGACAGCCACCTTTGATGGCCTGGCCATTGCCTGGTCGGTGGCGGAATACTTGGCTGCCTATGTGCGTTGCCGGGCGATTTTTGCCACCCACTACCACGAACTCAATCAGTTGGCCAACACGTTGAAAAACGTGGCGAATTACCAGGTGGTGGTGCAGGAGCTGGCCGACCAGATTGTGTTTTTGCACCAGGTGCGACCGGGGGGAGCAGACCGTTCCTACGGCATCGAAGCGGCTCGGCTGGCGGGGTTGCCCCCTTTAGTGATCAACCGTGCCCGGGAGATCATGCACCGCCTGGAGAAACACTCCCAGATCACCTTGGGGGATGAGCCGGTGCAGGGGGAATTGCCCTTGTTTGCCCCTAACGTCGCCGACTGA
- a CDS encoding agmatine deiminase family protein translates to MVFHRRLPAEWEPHQGTWLSWPHNRETWPDLLAQAEQALAQAVGYLRQGEVVHINVLDDTHQAHVQTLVGDGPNVHFHQVPTNDAWCRDHGAIFVLETTETGQRLVATGWQYNAWGEKYPPWDRDRQVARRMAEILGVPYLQLDPVLEGGAIESNGDGVLLAAKSCLLHPRRNPGFTTATWERYFREYFGAERVFWLDAEIAGDDTDGHVDVTTRFVASDVLVAARETNPQDPNHPALEANWHQLQTLAQAQGWQLLALPMPQPVIHRGQRLPASYANFYIGNTVVLVPTFNDPHDRVALDLLRDCFPNRDVVGIDSRALIEGLGGLHCLTQPVPAL, encoded by the coding sequence ATGGTTTTCCATCGTCGCTTACCCGCCGAATGGGAGCCTCACCAGGGTACCTGGCTTTCTTGGCCCCACAATCGGGAGACCTGGCCGGATTTGCTAGCCCAGGCGGAACAGGCTTTGGCTCAAGCTGTTGGATACCTGCGCCAGGGGGAAGTGGTCCACATCAACGTCCTGGACGACACCCACCAGGCCCACGTGCAGACCTTAGTCGGCGATGGCCCTAACGTGCACTTTCACCAGGTGCCGACGAACGACGCCTGGTGCCGGGACCACGGCGCCATCTTCGTCCTAGAAACCACAGAGACGGGCCAACGGTTGGTGGCCACCGGTTGGCAGTACAACGCCTGGGGCGAGAAATACCCCCCCTGGGACCGGGACCGGCAAGTCGCCCGGCGTATGGCGGAAATTCTGGGGGTGCCCTACCTGCAGCTAGACCCTGTCCTGGAGGGGGGAGCGATTGAATCTAACGGTGACGGCGTACTGCTAGCTGCCAAGTCCTGCTTGCTCCATCCTCGGCGCAACCCCGGCTTTACCACCGCCACCTGGGAACGGTATTTCCGGGAATACTTCGGGGCTGAGCGAGTGTTTTGGCTGGATGCGGAAATTGCCGGCGATGACACCGACGGCCATGTGGATGTGACCACCCGGTTCGTGGCGTCAGATGTCCTAGTAGCCGCCCGCGAAACCAACCCCCAGGACCCTAACCACCCAGCCCTAGAGGCCAACTGGCACCAATTGCAGACTCTAGCCCAGGCCCAGGGATGGCAACTGCTGGCCTTGCCCATGCCCCAACCCGTGATCCATCGCGGCCAACGTCTCCCCGCCAGCTATGCCAACTTCTACATCGGCAATACCGTCGTTCTGGTGCCCACCTTCAACGACCCCCACGACCGCGTTGCCCTGGACCTACTGCGGGACTGCTTCCCCAACCGAGACGTGGTGGGCATAGACAGCCGCGCCCTTATTGAAGGGCTGGGGGGACTCCACTGTCTGACCCAACCGGTGCCCGCCCTTTAG
- a CDS encoding pentapeptide repeat-containing protein: MEAAELLQRYSRGESNFAGLDLRGIRLNQADLINVNLSRCDLHSAELVFAYLSRVDLQEAKLSQADLSGAYLAQANLSACDLNAAQFHGSVLYRANLSRAHAIFANFLDASLVEADLRGANLSSANLRGACLRGANLGRATKGGSERVNLRRADLQGADLQGADLRGADLGWADLRRANLKGAKLQNSLLANANLSHAILEEAHLHEADLSQAILHRARLNRAQLVRAGLLETDCTDADFRQANLTEAKASKAIFLRCQMDEVKGTRADLTLSNLCQAHLVQAVFQEAYLTKADMREADLSQANLWRADIGGANFTGAMLYQTTMPDGRVT, translated from the coding sequence ATGGAGGCGGCCGAACTGCTACAGCGTTACAGCCGGGGGGAGAGCAATTTTGCCGGTCTGGACCTGCGGGGGATTCGCCTGAACCAGGCTGATTTGATCAATGTCAATCTCAGCCGTTGTGATTTGCATAGCGCCGAGTTGGTGTTTGCCTACCTCAGCCGGGTGGATTTACAAGAGGCCAAACTCAGCCAGGCTGATTTGAGCGGTGCCTATCTGGCCCAGGCTAATTTGTCGGCCTGTGACCTCAACGCAGCTCAATTCCACGGCAGTGTCCTGTACCGAGCAAACTTATCCCGCGCCCACGCCATCTTTGCCAATTTCTTGGACGCCAGTTTGGTGGAGGCGGATTTGCGGGGGGCGAATCTGTCCAGTGCCAATTTGCGGGGAGCCTGCCTGCGGGGAGCCAACCTGGGGAGGGCCACCAAAGGGGGAAGTGAACGGGTGAATCTGCGGCGGGCGGATTTGCAGGGGGCCGATTTGCAAGGGGCGGATTTGCGGGGAGCCGATTTGGGCTGGGCGGATTTGCGCCGGGCCAATCTCAAGGGGGCAAAGTTGCAAAACAGTCTCCTGGCCAACGCTAACCTCAGTCACGCCATTTTGGAGGAAGCCCATCTCCACGAGGCGGATTTGAGCCAGGCCATTTTACACCGGGCGCGTCTGAATCGGGCGCAACTGGTGCGGGCTGGGTTGCTAGAGACGGATTGCACCGATGCCGATTTCCGCCAGGCCAATCTCACAGAAGCCAAAGCCAGCAAAGCCATCTTCCTGCGCTGCCAGATGGACGAGGTCAAAGGCACGCGCGCCGACTTGACCTTAAGCAACCTGTGCCAGGCCCATCTGGTCCAGGCCGTTTTCCAGGAAGCCTATCTCACGAAAGCGGATATGCGGGAGGCGGACCTGAGCCAGGCGAATTTGTGGAGGGCAGATATTGGGGGGGCGAATTTCACCGGGGCGATGCTTTACCAAACAACCATGCCTGATGGCCGGGTGACCTAA